In Intestinibacillus sp. Marseille-P6563, a single genomic region encodes these proteins:
- a CDS encoding YifB family Mg chelatase-like AAA ATPase, which translates to MVSICHSAGLAGIAGYPVAVECSASSGLPRLDIVGLPGKAVSEAAERVRAAVKACALDWPVSRLTVNLAPADTKKEGAVYDLPILLSILAASGQIDPLPPDAAFLGELSLTGQLRPVSGALSMIFAARDAGKREVFVPLGNVEEAAYAVGVTVYPASDLRAVLDHLRGREKLAPCPRPTPVEEFAPGLDFQHVLGQQAVKRALEVAAAGGHNVLLAGPPGSGKSLMAKCFSTILPPMREEERLEVIRVWSALGRGAEAARMPGRPFRAPHHTASAPSLTGGGGASRLPRPGEISLAHRGVLFLDELPEFHADVLETLRQPMEDGVVTISRVAGKVSYPARFQLLAAMNPCKCGWYGTSRCTCSSDAVKKYLRRLSGPLMDRIDLQVAVQPVPYEALAARGKTQEESSATIRARVLAARARQQARYEGTGIACNAELPVDRMARDCVLTDAAQAMLEAAFHRLGMTARAYDRILRVARTVADLAGAEIIESEHLAEAIQYRQLDRLGLSGV; encoded by the coding sequence ATGGTTTCAATCTGCCATTCGGCGGGACTGGCCGGGATCGCGGGATACCCGGTCGCGGTGGAGTGTTCGGCATCCAGCGGCCTGCCGCGTTTGGACATCGTGGGGCTTCCGGGCAAGGCGGTGAGCGAAGCGGCCGAGCGGGTGCGGGCTGCGGTCAAGGCCTGTGCACTCGACTGGCCGGTCAGCCGCCTGACCGTCAATCTGGCCCCGGCAGACACCAAAAAGGAAGGGGCCGTGTATGACCTGCCGATTTTGCTGTCCATCCTGGCCGCATCGGGGCAGATCGATCCTCTGCCGCCCGATGCGGCTTTTTTGGGCGAATTGTCGCTGACCGGACAGCTCCGGCCGGTGTCCGGCGCGCTGTCCATGATTTTTGCCGCGCGCGACGCAGGCAAGCGGGAAGTGTTCGTGCCGCTTGGAAATGTAGAGGAAGCCGCCTATGCGGTCGGTGTGACCGTCTATCCAGCATCCGATCTGCGGGCCGTGCTCGACCACCTGCGGGGACGGGAAAAGCTGGCGCCCTGTCCGCGCCCCACGCCGGTGGAGGAGTTTGCGCCGGGGCTGGATTTCCAGCATGTGCTCGGCCAGCAGGCGGTCAAACGCGCCTTAGAAGTGGCCGCAGCAGGCGGCCATAATGTGTTGCTGGCCGGCCCGCCGGGGTCGGGCAAAAGCCTGATGGCCAAATGCTTTTCGACCATTTTGCCGCCCATGCGGGAGGAGGAACGACTGGAAGTCATCCGCGTCTGGTCGGCGCTCGGCCGGGGGGCCGAGGCCGCCCGCATGCCCGGACGGCCTTTCCGGGCGCCGCACCATACCGCGTCCGCGCCGTCGCTGACGGGCGGCGGCGGAGCCTCCCGCCTGCCGCGACCGGGCGAGATTTCCCTGGCTCACCGGGGCGTGCTGTTTTTGGACGAGCTGCCCGAATTTCATGCCGATGTGCTCGAAACGTTGCGCCAGCCCATGGAGGACGGCGTGGTCACCATTTCGCGCGTGGCGGGCAAGGTATCCTATCCGGCGCGGTTTCAGCTGCTCGCGGCTATGAATCCCTGCAAATGCGGCTGGTATGGCACCTCGCGCTGTACCTGCTCGTCCGACGCGGTCAAAAAATATCTGCGCCGTCTGTCCGGGCCGCTGATGGACCGCATTGACCTGCAAGTCGCCGTCCAGCCGGTGCCTTATGAAGCTCTGGCTGCGCGGGGCAAGACCCAGGAGGAAAGCTCGGCGACCATCCGGGCGCGCGTCCTGGCCGCGCGGGCGCGGCAGCAGGCGCGCTATGAAGGCACCGGCATTGCCTGCAACGCCGAACTTCCGGTCGACCGTATGGCGCGCGACTGTGTGCTCACCGACGCGGCGCAGGCCATGCTCGAAGCGGCCTTTCACCGTCTGGGCATGACCGCCCGCGCCTATGACCGCATCCTGCGCGTGGCGCGCACGGTGGCCGACCTGGCCGGGGCGGAAATTATCGAAAGCGAGCATCTGGCCGAAGCCATTCAGTACCGGCAACTTGACCGGTTGGGCCTTTCCGGGGTATAA
- a CDS encoding aminotransferase class I/II-fold pyridoxal phosphate-dependent enzyme: protein MRFIKFGQETESNIFNQLDEKKKELAARGVDVINLSIGTPDFQPDEHVMRAVAEAAMLPDNYKYSINDTPELVGAVQNWYDRRYGVKLSPDQIMTVDGSQEGIAHVAFPFVGEGDLVLAPDPGYPIFTFGPMLTGAEIGLYPLYPEKDWVLDFADIPDEVADRAKLMVVSYPNNPTTAVADVAFYEKLVAFAKQHDIIILHDNAYSDLVMDGKKGISFLSIPGAMEVGIEFNSLSKTYNLTGMRVSFAVGNRDIIQKFHAFRSQIDYGMWFPAQAGAVAALNGPQDIVRQNRIGYQQRRDALCGGLRRIGWEVPDSRGTMFVWAKVPDGFASSAAFVLELMDKTGVICVPGESFGEMGQGYVRFALVVPPERMEEAVRRIDESGILKK from the coding sequence ATGCGTTTTATCAAGTTCGGTCAGGAGACCGAATCCAATATTTTCAATCAACTGGACGAAAAAAAGAAAGAACTGGCCGCGCGCGGCGTGGATGTTATCAATCTGTCGATCGGTACGCCCGATTTTCAGCCCGACGAACATGTTATGCGTGCGGTAGCCGAAGCAGCCATGCTGCCGGACAACTATAAATATTCCATCAACGATACCCCGGAGCTGGTCGGCGCGGTGCAGAACTGGTACGACCGCCGCTATGGCGTCAAGCTGTCCCCCGACCAAATCATGACCGTCGACGGCTCGCAGGAGGGCATTGCCCATGTTGCCTTCCCCTTTGTAGGCGAAGGCGATCTGGTGCTGGCCCCCGACCCGGGATACCCGATCTTCACCTTTGGCCCCATGCTGACCGGCGCCGAGATTGGCCTGTATCCGCTGTACCCGGAAAAGGACTGGGTACTCGACTTTGCCGACATCCCGGATGAAGTTGCCGACCGCGCCAAGCTGATGGTGGTATCTTACCCGAACAACCCGACCACAGCGGTGGCTGACGTGGCATTCTATGAAAAGCTGGTGGCGTTTGCCAAACAGCATGATATCATCATCCTGCACGACAACGCCTATTCCGATTTGGTCATGGACGGCAAAAAGGGCATTTCGTTCCTGTCCATCCCGGGCGCGATGGAGGTGGGCATCGAATTCAACTCCCTGTCCAAGACTTACAACCTGACCGGTATGCGTGTGTCCTTTGCGGTTGGCAATCGCGACATTATCCAGAAATTCCACGCTTTCCGTTCGCAAATCGACTATGGAATGTGGTTCCCGGCACAGGCGGGTGCGGTGGCGGCCCTCAACGGCCCGCAGGACATCGTGCGCCAAAACCGCATTGGCTACCAGCAGCGGCGCGATGCGCTGTGCGGCGGTTTGCGCCGCATTGGCTGGGAGGTGCCCGACAGCCGCGGCACCATGTTCGTCTGGGCCAAGGTGCCGGACGGTTTCGCATCCTCGGCCGCGTTCGTTCTGGAACTGATGGACAAGACCGGCGTCATCTGTGTGCCGGGCGAAAGCTTTGGCGAAATGGGCCAGGGGTATGTGCGCTTTGCGCTGGTCGTACCGCCCGAACGCATGGAGGAAGCCGTGCGCCGCATCGACGAAAGCGGCATACTGAAAAAATAA
- a CDS encoding transcription repressor NadR, producing MNAAQRREKIEQLLRQADHPLSASHIAAQFAVSRQIIVGDIALLRAGGLGVLATPRGYVLEPTAAEPAACLERSVACLHGPEQVTDELYTIIDNGAAVLDVTVEHSVYGHICAPLHLFSRYDVDAFQEKLAQSQARPLSALTDGIHLHRIRCADEAVFQRVVNALREKGFLYEKE from the coding sequence ATGAACGCAGCCCAGCGGCGGGAAAAAATCGAACAGCTTTTGCGCCAGGCCGACCATCCTTTGAGCGCCAGCCATATTGCAGCGCAATTTGCGGTCAGCCGGCAGATCATCGTGGGGGATATTGCGCTGCTGCGGGCCGGGGGACTGGGCGTGCTGGCCACGCCGCGCGGCTATGTGCTCGAACCAACGGCAGCCGAACCGGCCGCCTGTCTGGAACGCTCAGTGGCCTGTCTGCACGGCCCCGAACAGGTGACCGACGAATTGTACACCATCATCGACAACGGCGCGGCTGTGCTCGATGTCACGGTTGAACACTCGGTTTATGGCCACATCTGTGCGCCGCTGCACCTGTTTTCCCGCTATGATGTGGATGCGTTCCAGGAAAAGCTGGCGCAGTCCCAGGCACGGCCGCTGTCGGCTTTGACCGATGGCATCCACCTGCACCGCATCCGCTGCGCGGACGAAGCCGTCTTTCAGCGGGTCGTGAACGCGCTGCGGGAAAAAGGGTTCCTCTACGAAAAAGAATAA
- a CDS encoding zinc ribbon domain-containing protein — MKSIKPGRGPSMMGGVGSVVAIVFGIFWTILAASMTSGAGMVGMIFPLFGLCFIAMGVINAVYHFKNATSENRYSEFDITDEGEEPDPLEPKKRPSQPSQASEAGYCPYCGAPLGEGFAFCKRCGREVPK, encoded by the coding sequence ATGAAAAGCATCAAGCCCGGCCGCGGCCCTTCGATGATGGGCGGCGTCGGTTCGGTGGTTGCGATCGTATTCGGCATTTTCTGGACCATTCTTGCCGCGAGCATGACGAGCGGCGCCGGGATGGTGGGCATGATTTTTCCGCTGTTTGGCCTTTGCTTTATCGCGATGGGTGTCATCAACGCGGTGTATCATTTTAAAAATGCCACGAGCGAAAACCGATATTCGGAATTTGACATCACCGACGAAGGCGAAGAGCCCGACCCGTTGGAGCCGAAAAAACGGCCGTCGCAACCCAGCCAGGCATCCGAAGCGGGATATTGTCCGTATTGCGGCGCACCGCTGGGCGAAGGCTTTGCCTTTTGCAAGCGCTGTGGACGGGAAGTGCCCAAATAA
- a CDS encoding MGDG synthase family glycosyltransferase, with protein sequence MKVMILSVTAGFGHHATAKAVGDMLAEQGAAVRTIDVYEYINRAVKGTIDKGYLFSSKHTKELYRLVYALAENHGSNYFTTPISILNIVNALGASKIARIVTDFNPDVLVCTHVFAAQLINEVKKRGLLSTTTIGIITDYTIHPYWENVPYIDYVVTASELLHHRALRRGIEPNRLLHFGIPIHPKFNHEISREDACEQLGIDPNRPTILMMGGSMGYSNHRKLIQSLSLIGMDFQLLVVCGNNKRQYSSLARALDNYDGPCSIYPFGFVHNVEVMMSASDCIITKPGGLTVSEALAKNLPMILVNPIPGHEERNVEFLLNNGIALLVTKTFSVDEAVYHLFHNQPRIASIRQTMHAVAHPDATERLCNFILDMPRRS encoded by the coding sequence ATGAAAGTTATGATCTTATCGGTCACGGCCGGCTTCGGTCACCATGCCACAGCCAAGGCGGTGGGCGACATGCTGGCTGAACAAGGTGCAGCCGTGCGCACGATCGATGTCTATGAATACATCAACCGCGCGGTCAAGGGCACCATCGACAAAGGCTATCTGTTCTCTTCCAAGCACACCAAGGAGCTTTACCGGCTGGTGTATGCCCTGGCCGAAAACCACGGCAGCAATTACTTTACCACCCCCATCAGCATTTTGAACATCGTCAATGCCCTGGGCGCTTCCAAAATCGCCCGCATCGTTACCGATTTCAACCCCGATGTTCTGGTCTGCACCCATGTTTTTGCTGCGCAGCTTATCAATGAAGTCAAAAAACGCGGCTTGCTCTCGACCACGACCATCGGCATCATCACCGACTATACCATCCATCCCTATTGGGAAAATGTGCCATATATCGATTATGTCGTAACGGCCAGCGAACTGCTGCACCATCGTGCGCTGCGGCGCGGCATTGAGCCCAATCGCCTGCTGCATTTCGGCATCCCCATCCATCCCAAGTTCAACCACGAAATCAGCCGGGAGGATGCCTGCGAACAGCTCGGAATTGACCCCAACCGTCCCACCATCCTGATGATGGGCGGCAGCATGGGCTATTCCAACCACCGTAAACTCATTCAAAGCCTGTCGCTCATCGGCATGGACTTCCAGCTGCTTGTGGTATGTGGCAACAACAAGCGGCAATACAGCAGCTTGGCACGGGCACTCGACAATTATGACGGCCCCTGCTCCATCTATCCCTTTGGTTTTGTCCACAACGTCGAAGTTATGATGAGTGCATCCGACTGCATCATCACCAAGCCCGGCGGCCTGACGGTATCCGAAGCGCTGGCTAAGAATCTGCCCATGATCCTAGTCAACCCCATCCCCGGACACGAGGAGCGCAACGTCGAGTTCCTGCTTAACAACGGCATCGCCCTGCTGGTGACCAAGACCTTTTCGGTGGACGAAGCCGTCTATCATCTGTTCCACAACCAGCCGCGTATCGCCAGCATCCGGCAGACCATGCACGCCGTGGCCCATCCGGACGCGACCGAACGGCTGTGCAACTTCATTTTGGATATGCCCCGGCGTTCCTAA
- a CDS encoding MarR family winged helix-turn-helix transcriptional regulator → MNTNVTIGQQIKQINDAIERMVNNSLRQSDLTLVQIWVLMALYEKEDKTYSLKELEHILGVAQSTCAGIVNRLAIKKLVDCFTDPSDKRIKLVRIMPAGEKCCQDARENMQEMDQIIVHGLTGEEQATLHALLQKIYDNVNPK, encoded by the coding sequence TTGAACACGAATGTGACGATCGGGCAACAGATCAAACAAATCAACGATGCAATCGAGCGGATGGTCAACAATTCGCTGCGCCAAAGCGATCTGACCCTGGTACAAATCTGGGTCTTGATGGCGCTATATGAAAAGGAAGATAAGACCTATTCCCTCAAAGAGTTGGAGCACATTCTGGGCGTAGCGCAGTCTACCTGTGCCGGGATTGTCAACCGGTTGGCCATCAAGAAACTGGTGGACTGTTTCACCGACCCTTCCGATAAACGCATCAAATTGGTACGGATCATGCCGGCCGGGGAGAAGTGCTGTCAGGACGCCCGGGAAAATATGCAGGAAATGGACCAAATCATCGTCCACGGACTGACCGGCGAGGAGCAAGCCACACTCCACGCGCTGCTGCAAAAAATATACGACAATGTAAACCCAAAATAA
- a CDS encoding M15 family metallopeptidase: protein MRWKPWCSAMLAAVFAASLAPSAQALTGVSGWAQAEVDQAEAVGLVPDSFEGLAAREDVSRAEFCGVALRLFEQSTGRMAELTTDSPFTDTDDPMVVSASALGLVSGRGDGTFDPDATITRQELCVMLGNVMRECDTQPGDTESDPLAAYPDESEVADWARDDMAAMVGTGVMSGVVQDNGDVTLSPRTTATREQSLMMSVRFLETYGPTEGPGNDAGEPTVQPDQTDSGNGGQVIQPDEAYDLTKEEKQQLVFGDAEPGYDTPEEAEAAMTDITVPVWRLLDSGAKTEGTMTLTVNANLAELYTAVFEEIFAGDEKFPIKDGGSYSWRSNTRSEHRWGTAVDLNWNENMECYIDANGNVTQITTGSHWTPGEDPYSIPADGDVVRAFKKYGFAWGGDAWSSKRDYMHFSYFGG from the coding sequence ATGCGATGGAAACCGTGGTGTAGCGCCATGCTCGCGGCTGTGTTTGCCGCGTCGCTCGCGCCCTCGGCCCAGGCGCTGACCGGTGTATCCGGCTGGGCGCAGGCCGAAGTCGACCAGGCGGAAGCCGTTGGTCTGGTGCCCGATTCATTTGAAGGACTGGCTGCGCGGGAAGATGTTTCGCGCGCGGAATTCTGTGGTGTGGCGCTGCGTTTGTTTGAGCAGTCTACCGGCCGCATGGCTGAACTGACGACCGACAGCCCGTTCACCGACACCGACGACCCCATGGTCGTATCGGCCAGTGCCCTGGGGCTGGTTAGCGGCCGGGGCGACGGCACCTTTGACCCAGATGCCACCATCACCCGCCAGGAACTGTGCGTGATGCTGGGCAATGTGATGCGGGAATGCGATACCCAGCCGGGGGATACCGAATCCGATCCGCTGGCGGCTTATCCGGATGAAAGCGAAGTGGCCGACTGGGCCCGGGATGATATGGCGGCCATGGTCGGCACCGGCGTAATGAGCGGCGTGGTGCAGGACAATGGCGACGTGACCTTATCGCCGCGTACCACGGCAACCCGCGAACAATCGCTGATGATGTCGGTACGCTTTCTGGAAACCTATGGTCCCACCGAAGGGCCGGGCAACGATGCGGGAGAGCCCACGGTACAGCCCGACCAGACGGACAGCGGAAACGGGGGACAGGTCATTCAGCCCGATGAGGCCTATGACCTGACCAAGGAAGAAAAACAGCAGCTGGTGTTTGGCGATGCCGAACCAGGCTATGATACCCCGGAGGAAGCCGAAGCGGCCATGACCGACATCACCGTACCGGTGTGGCGGCTGCTGGACAGCGGCGCCAAGACTGAGGGCACCATGACGCTCACGGTCAATGCCAACCTCGCGGAACTGTATACCGCAGTTTTTGAAGAGATCTTTGCCGGGGACGAGAAATTCCCCATCAAGGATGGCGGCAGCTATTCCTGGCGGTCTAACACCCGTTCGGAGCACCGCTGGGGCACGGCTGTGGACCTGAACTGGAACGAAAATATGGAGTGCTATATCGATGCCAATGGCAACGTGACCCAGATCACGACCGGTTCGCACTGGACGCCGGGCGAGGACCCCTATTCCATTCCGGCCGATGGCGATGTCGTGCGTGCGTTTAAAAAGTACGGCTTTGCCTGGGGCGGGGATGCCTGGAGCAGCAAGCGCGATTATATGCACTTTTCTTACTTTGGCGGCTGA
- a CDS encoding CPCC family cysteine-rich protein encodes MNDLWFLEFEPPEEAAPDPLERPDLIPLEEADEDEPLWNPLFGLEPVPCVCCGAEYPIPPQEGDACPVCGWAVDSDLQTDGQPSEKNAGLCLDEARQNFRCFGHIDPSSRLE; translated from the coding sequence TTGAATGATCTCTGGTTTTTAGAGTTCGAGCCGCCCGAAGAAGCGGCGCCTGACCCGCTCGAGCGACCGGACCTCATCCCGCTGGAAGAAGCGGACGAAGATGAGCCGCTGTGGAACCCTTTGTTTGGGTTGGAGCCCGTGCCCTGCGTCTGCTGCGGGGCCGAATATCCCATCCCGCCGCAGGAGGGGGACGCATGCCCGGTCTGTGGCTGGGCCGTCGATTCCGATTTACAAACCGACGGACAGCCCAGCGAAAAAAACGCCGGTCTTTGTCTGGACGAAGCCCGGCAGAACTTCCGCTGTTTTGGTCACATCGACCCATCCAGCCGCTTGGAATAA
- a CDS encoding exodeoxyribonuclease III produces the protein MKLISWNVNGLRACVGKGFFEFLEAEQPDMMCLQETKLQPDQAPQVEGYQEYWCSAEKKGYSGTALFSKTEPLSVTYNLGIDEHDHEGRVITAEYPDFYLVTVYVPNSQNELKRLDYRMQWEDDFRAYVQSLDQKKPVIICGDMNVAHQEIDLKNPKTNRRNAGFTDEERQKMTELLDAGFVDTWRHFYPDTEGIYSWWSYRFKAREKNAGWRIDYFLVSERFIDRVKSARILTDVFGSDHCPVAIEIE, from the coding sequence ATGAAGCTGATCTCTTGGAATGTAAACGGCCTGCGTGCCTGTGTCGGCAAGGGGTTTTTCGAATTTTTAGAAGCCGAACAGCCCGACATGATGTGCTTGCAGGAAACCAAATTGCAGCCCGACCAGGCTCCGCAGGTCGAGGGCTATCAGGAATACTGGTGCTCGGCCGAAAAGAAGGGATATTCGGGCACGGCTCTGTTTTCCAAGACCGAGCCGCTGAGCGTGACCTATAACCTCGGCATCGACGAACACGACCACGAGGGCCGGGTCATCACAGCCGAATACCCGGACTTCTATTTGGTGACCGTTTATGTGCCCAACTCGCAGAACGAACTCAAGCGTCTGGACTACCGCATGCAGTGGGAGGACGATTTCCGTGCCTATGTCCAGTCGCTCGACCAGAAAAAGCCGGTCATCATCTGTGGGGATATGAACGTCGCCCATCAGGAGATCGACCTAAAAAACCCCAAGACCAACCGCCGAAACGCCGGCTTTACCGACGAAGAGCGACAAAAGATGACCGAACTGCTCGACGCCGGGTTTGTGGACACCTGGCGGCATTTCTACCCGGATACCGAAGGCATCTATTCCTGGTGGAGCTACCGTTTCAAGGCGCGCGAAAAGAACGCCGGGTGGCGCATCGACTATTTTCTGGTGTCCGAACGGTTTATCGACCGTGTCAAGTCGGCGCGCATCCTGACCGATGTGTTTGGCTCCGACCATTGCCCGGTGGCGATCGAAATTGAATGA